The genomic DNA AGCAGAGCGCGAATTGCGGCGGGCCATTGAGTTGAATCCCAGCGTTGCCAATGCCCACTATTTCTACGCGAACTGCCTGGCGGCGCACGGACGATTGGACGAGGCGCTCGCCGAGGCCAGGCGCGCCCACGAGCTCGATCCGCTGAATCCGGACGTCGCCACAGGGCTCCCCTGGGCCCTGTATGTCGCCCGACGATACGATGAAGCGATCGTCGTGCAGCAGAAGTCGCTCGACCTCGAGCCTGGCTCCGCCCACGCGCACATGCTCCTCGCCTTACCGCTCGCCGGGAAGGGGAGCTACGCCGAGGCGCTGGCGGAGGCTCGAAAGATGGCGGCTCTGGCTGGCGACGCGCCCAACTTCGCGGGGATCTTCGGGTACGTAGCCGGGCGCGCCGGCGAGCGCGCCGAGGCGCAGCGTATCCTGACGGCGCTCGAGCGCCGCCCGCCCGGCAACACAGCTTTCGCCATCGCACTTGTCCACCTGGGTCTGGGGAACAACGAGCAAGCGCTGCGCTCGCTGCAGGCGGCCTACGAGGAGCGCGCCGAATGGCTCGTGCTCGTCACCCCAGCACCCTTCTTCGACCCCCTCCGCTCAGATCCGCGCTTTAGCGCGCTCATGAGGAAAGTCGGCATCGAGTAACCGCTCAGGAGCGTAGAGGCTTGGTCCAGCCCTCGGTCCCGGTGTCCGTCACGGTGTACGGCCGGTGGGAGTTGATCCCCAAGGAACCGTGAAATGAAATACGCTCTCGTAGCAAACTTGACGGCAGGAGCGCTTCGGGCGCAGGTTCGTGCCGGTGAGCGCTGTTCCTTCGCTCGTCGGGTTGCTGCTATCCGTCGCCCCGCGTCGGCGCAGGCGGCCGACACCCAACACATCTACGCCGAGGATCAGCTCACGGTGGCGCCGATGGTCCTGCGCCAGCCGCCCATGGGGTATCCCGACAGCCTGAGGCGCAGCGGCATCGGTGGCACCGTGCGCGTGAGCGTGGTGCTCGACGCCAAGGGTCGCCCCGACTCCGGGTCCGTGCGTGTCGTGTCCACCCCGGACACGGCGCTCAACGGGCCGGCACGCGCCGTCGTGGCGGGCACCCGCTTCAAGAGACTGCGCCGGCGCCGATCTAGGACGAGGACGACTCACTGACCCAGAAGCCCGCCCTGCTTTTCGGCCCTCGGCTTGACTACCCGGAGGACTTGCGACGCAATCGCATCCAGGGGCGCGTGTTGGTCCAGGCGATTCTCGACACGCTGGGCCGAATCGAGCCGGGATCGATTCAGTTCGTGATGACGCCCGATCCCGGGTTCCATGCCGGTCTCGCAGTATCTCGCGTTGGCGCGGTTTCGACCGGCCCGTCGCAAGGGTCGGCCGGTACGGTCAATCGTGCAGATGCCGGTCGACTTCAGGCTGCGTGGACTTGCGTTTCCCTGTCAGGTGAGCGCCGACATTCACCTCACGTGTCCGCCCTGAGCGATACCAGTAGGCTATCCTCGGAATCACGCGGACTCATGCGTGCTGGGGGCGGCTAAGCGGTGGGCTACGGCACCTGTAGATTCACGTCGATTCGGGTGTCCGGCTGCACGTCGCTCACAAGGGTGTCTCGCCTGACCGTCCCCGTTTCGACTCGTACGCATCCGCTAAACGTACTGGTGAGAGAGCCAAGGCGCGTCTCGTAGCTCCCGACGCGGTCCGTGGTGTCTGATCCAAGTGTGAACGCGATCGAGTCCGAGCACGTCCTGGGGCTCCACCAGCTGATGACACGAACGTCGGCACCCACGACCGGCGCTCCCGTCGCCGTGGTGACCTGTCCTCCGACCGTGAACGTCGGCCAACGGTCCACGATGTCGTGGAGTCCGCCGCATGCCGCCAGAGCGCTCAAGAAGGACGTGACCGCGATTGCGAGACAACGCCCTGCGATACTCACCGTCCCGGCTTCCGGCAGATCGGGCACGGCCCCATCTGCGGCTCTTTGCCGAGCTCGAGCTGCACCGGCCCGAGCGTGACCGCCGTATCCGTGAGCGTCACGGTAAGCGTCATCACGTGCCCGTCGGTCGAGCCGGTGAACCGCGCGGGATGGTCGGGACCGCGCGCCACCGGATAGAGGGTGATGTTGTAGCGGCCCGGTGTGTCGAACCGGCCCTGCTCGTCGGCCACGATCGCCTGCTTCGTATCACCCGCGGTACAGCCGATATGAACGTGGGCGGTCGTGTCGAATGCCATCAAGCCAGCGTTGTCGCCGCCCCACGTGCCTTTGATTTGCCCGTGGAAGCGTGGGCCCCCGATATCACAGTCGCGGACGAGGATCAGGGCGA from Deltaproteobacteria bacterium includes the following:
- a CDS encoding TonB family protein, encoding MKYALVANLTAGALRAQVRAGERCSFARRVAAIRRPASAQAADTQHIYAEDQLTVAPMVLRQPPMGYPDSLRRSGIGGTVRVSVVLDAKGRPDSGSVRVVSTPDTALNGPARAVVAGTRFKRLRRRRSRTRTTH
- a CDS encoding tetratricopeptide repeat protein encodes the protein AERELRRAIELNPSVANAHYFYANCLAAHGRLDEALAEARRAHELDPLNPDVATGLPWALYVARRYDEAIVVQQKSLDLEPGSAHAHMLLALPLAGKGSYAEALAEARKMAALAGDAPNFAGIFGYVAGRAGERAEAQRILTALERRPPGNTAFAIALVHLGLGNNEQALRSLQAAYEERAEWLVLVTPAPFFDPLRSDPRFSALMRKVGIE